One genomic window of Bacillus mycoides includes the following:
- a CDS encoding ArsR/SmtB family transcription factor, translating into MLETFQKEIELYESNAELLKVLAHPVRLCIVKGLIERGPSNVSTMYTGLNMPQSTISQHLAKLKSAKIVSSERKGLEIYYKVENETIIQLVRVLLG; encoded by the coding sequence ATGTTAGAAACCTTTCAAAAAGAAATAGAACTTTATGAAAGCAATGCAGAATTATTGAAAGTGCTTGCTCATCCTGTTCGCTTATGTATTGTAAAGGGATTAATTGAACGTGGCCCAAGCAACGTTTCTACAATGTACACAGGATTAAACATGCCACAATCTACAATTTCACAGCATTTAGCAAAGTTAAAAAGTGCTAAAATCGTTTCTAGTGAAAGAAAAGGATTGGAAATTTACTACAAAGTAGAAAACGAAACAATTATTCAACTCGTTCGCGTATTATTAGGTTAG
- a CDS encoding class I SAM-dependent methyltransferase, which translates to MGMELILREWMGKEKDHSISYSTYMNLVLYVEEHGYYMREREKIGRQGDFFTSSNVSSVFAKTFAKFFIRLVEKGEVSPNICEIGGGTGKFAYDILQEWKQLSPETFINLNYSIIEVSPFHRRLQQERLCLFDNVSYYTSYIEMGESFEGIIFSNELFDAFPVDIVEKRNGILYEVRITYTDEGNLTEVFRPIEKRVGRYLLKYNIHIAEGQRFEVPIAMEEYIEEIAKWFQKGICITVDYGYTKEEWMHPAHHEGSLRGYYKHKLIRNPLAYPGEMDLTTHVHWDELKMHFELQGINTIWHRKQSEFLLAAGILDQLASHQDTNPFSETQKRNRAVRSMILNGSLGSAFDVVMHTKDMKNLLLNQYLTI; encoded by the coding sequence ATGGGGATGGAGCTCATTTTAAGAGAATGGATGGGAAAAGAAAAGGATCATTCGATTTCATATAGTACGTATATGAACCTCGTATTATATGTAGAGGAACATGGGTATTATATGAGAGAACGTGAAAAAATTGGCAGACAGGGAGATTTTTTTACGAGTAGCAATGTATCTTCTGTATTTGCGAAGACTTTTGCTAAGTTTTTTATTCGGCTTGTTGAAAAGGGAGAAGTTTCTCCAAATATTTGTGAGATTGGTGGGGGAACAGGAAAGTTTGCCTATGATATTTTACAAGAATGGAAACAATTATCTCCGGAAACCTTTATCAATTTAAACTATTCAATTATTGAAGTGAGCCCTTTTCATAGAAGGCTACAACAGGAGAGGCTTTGTTTATTTGATAATGTGTCGTATTATACATCTTATATTGAAATGGGAGAGTCTTTCGAAGGAATTATTTTTTCGAATGAATTATTTGATGCGTTTCCTGTTGATATAGTTGAGAAAAGAAATGGAATTTTGTATGAAGTACGTATCACGTATACAGATGAGGGAAACCTTACAGAAGTATTTAGACCGATAGAGAAAAGAGTCGGTCGTTACTTATTGAAATATAACATTCATATTGCTGAGGGACAGCGCTTTGAAGTGCCTATTGCAATGGAAGAGTATATAGAAGAGATTGCGAAATGGTTTCAGAAAGGTATATGTATTACAGTTGATTATGGATATACAAAAGAAGAATGGATGCATCCTGCACATCATGAAGGAAGTTTAAGAGGATATTATAAGCATAAGCTAATTCGTAATCCGCTTGCATATCCAGGAGAAATGGACCTTACTACGCACGTTCATTGGGATGAGTTGAAGATGCATTTTGAGCTACAAGGAATTAATACGATATGGCATAGGAAGCAATCAGAGTTTTTGTTAGCAGCAGGAATATTAGATCAGCTTGCTAGCCATCAAGATACTAACCCTTTTTCTGAAACTCAAAAACGAAATCGAGCAGTGCGTTCTATGATTTTGAACGGAAGCTTAGGAAGTGCCTTTGATGTTGTTATGCACACGAAAGATATGAAGAATTTACTTTTGAATCAATATTTAACAATATGA
- a CDS encoding MBL fold metallo-hydrolase codes for MKWIQMPLGPLQTNAYILTNDQNECIIFDPGHEGEKLVTYLQEAQLKPLAVLLTHAHFDHIGAVDAVRDAFHIPVYVHKEEADWLGDATVNGSQIFMMNRSITAKPADHIIDEEGTLTIGSFSFEIFETPGHSPGSISYYSKEANAVFSGDVLFQMSIGRTDLPGGSFAELIGSIEEKLFVLPDETAVLCGHGPETSIGFEKENNPFLQ; via the coding sequence ATGAAATGGATACAAATGCCGTTAGGCCCATTACAAACAAATGCTTATATTTTAACGAATGATCAAAATGAGTGTATTATCTTTGATCCTGGCCATGAAGGAGAGAAACTTGTTACATATTTACAAGAAGCACAGTTAAAACCACTTGCGGTTTTATTAACACATGCTCATTTCGATCATATCGGTGCTGTTGATGCGGTGAGAGACGCTTTTCATATTCCCGTATACGTACATAAAGAAGAAGCGGATTGGTTAGGTGATGCAACTGTGAATGGCTCGCAAATTTTTATGATGAACCGCAGTATTACAGCAAAACCAGCAGATCATATTATTGACGAAGAGGGTACATTAACGATCGGTTCTTTTAGTTTTGAAATTTTTGAGACACCAGGACATTCTCCAGGAAGTATTTCTTATTATAGTAAAGAAGCGAATGCTGTATTTTCTGGAGATGTATTGTTCCAAATGAGTATTGGAAGAACGGATTTACCTGGTGGAAGTTTTGCTGAATTAATTGGAAGTATTGAAGAGAAATTATTTGTATTACCAGATGAAACAGCGGTGCTATGTGGACACGGTCCAGAAACAAGTATTGGTTTTGAAAAAGAAAATAATCCATTTTTACAATAA
- a CDS encoding DUF2759 domain-containing protein encodes MGLVIIFTLVTLLAVFATLRTLREKNLFAGGFAIATVLVFGWFTIMTVLYNGYPPAA; translated from the coding sequence ATGGGCCTTGTTATTATTTTTACGCTAGTCACTCTGTTAGCTGTATTTGCTACGCTTAGAACACTGCGCGAAAAAAACTTATTCGCGGGCGGCTTCGCTATTGCAACCGTACTTGTTTTCGGATGGTTTACAATCATGACTGTTCTATATAATGGGTACCCACCAGCAGCTTAA